Proteins encoded within one genomic window of Thermogemmata fonticola:
- the flgG gene encoding flagellar basal-body rod protein FlgG codes for MIRALYTSATGMNAQTTNLDNTAHNLANVNTTGYKKGEVSFQDLLYYNQQTPGGVVAQGLQSPIGIQIGSGTRVSGITKIFTPGAIINTQNPLDIAIEGEGFFQVLLPNGEVRYTRDGSFRINAQGSLVTSDGFLVSPQITIPPQAVSITIGSDGTVSVQNAGALNTTTVVGQLTLVRFQNPAGLSAEGRNLFAETAASGPPIISVPGQNGTGFTRQGFLERSNVDVVSELINLITSQRAYEFNTRAIRTADNMLAATTELVR; via the coding sequence ATGATTCGAGCATTATATACTAGTGCTACCGGAATGAATGCACAGACAACAAATTTAGATAACACCGCACATAATTTGGCAAATGTCAATACGACTGGTTACAAAAAGGGCGAGGTATCATTTCAGGATCTATTATATTACAACCAACAGACACCTGGAGGCGTTGTAGCACAAGGATTACAATCACCAATAGGAATTCAGATTGGTAGTGGGACTAGAGTATCAGGAATTACTAAGATATTTACGCCCGGAGCTATAATTAATACGCAAAATCCTTTAGATATAGCAATTGAAGGTGAAGGTTTTTTTCAAGTGCTCCTCCCCAACGGTGAGGTCCGCTATACCAGGGATGGCTCTTTCCGGATCAATGCACAAGGTAGCCTTGTAACAAGTGATGGCTTTTTGGTTTCACCACAAATTACTATCCCTCCACAAGCAGTTTCAATCACTATTGGTTCGGACGGTACCGTTTCAGTTCAAAATGCTGGGGCACTCAACACGACCACGGTAGTTGGTCAACTCACATTAGTACGATTCCAGAACCCAGCAGGATTGAGTGCCGAAGGGCGCAATCTTTTTGCCGAAACAGCTGCCTCAGGGCCACCGATAATATCAGTACCCGGACAAAACGGCACAGGCTTCACTCGACAAGGTTTCTTAGAGCGTTCAAATGTAGATGTAGTAAGTGAATTAATTAATCTGATTACGTCACAAAGGGCATACGAGTTCAATACACGTGCAATACGCACTGCTGATAATATGCTTGCCGCTACAACGGAATTAGTAAGATGA
- a CDS encoding flagellin N-terminal helical domain-containing protein, whose amino-acid sequence MGLALNNNVSSLTAQHNLLATNTQLSRSLERLSTGLKVNRGADGPAALVISEKQRAQIAGLKQAIDNTNKAISVIQTGEGALNEINSLLNKIRRLALDSANSGVNDADSLAANQAEINNALNTITDIATRTQFGSKKLLDGSAGVRVVSAPAGVSVSATPGAGAATGNYTIVVDTAAVRANTSGAVTAFTGTQSATLTINGVNITLNASNAGSLNDMVSTINKYTGQTGVVASIDSSSGDLVLASTVYGTQGNFVVAASGPNAANISSLAGTVNNGVDLVLDITGPGGALTGVVGQGNTVNAMGLSITIADDPTTPFTTLDASVDNGIIQIENNALTFQIGANANQTATISLGDVRASALGQGVAGSQFANLAMINVTTQSGAQDAIRVIDKAISDVANLRGALGAFQANTLESNVNNLKFTLENTVFAESVIRDTDFAQEISNFTKLQTQMQAGATVLGNANQLSQLIAGLLRG is encoded by the coding sequence TTGGCTCTCAACAACAATGTTTCCTCGCTCACGGCCCAACACAATCTGTTGGCCACCAACACCCAACTGTCCCGGTCGTTGGAGCGGCTCTCGACCGGTCTGAAAGTCAATCGCGGTGCAGACGGACCTGCTGCCCTTGTCATCTCCGAAAAGCAGCGAGCCCAAATCGCCGGCTTGAAACAAGCCATTGACAACACCAACAAAGCCATCTCCGTCATTCAAACAGGGGAAGGCGCCCTTAACGAAATCAACAGCCTGCTCAACAAGATCCGCCGCCTCGCACTTGATTCCGCCAACAGCGGCGTCAACGATGCCGACTCTCTGGCCGCCAACCAGGCCGAAATCAACAATGCCCTCAACACCATCACCGACATCGCCACCCGAACCCAATTCGGCTCCAAGAAACTCCTCGATGGCAGTGCCGGTGTTCGTGTGGTCTCCGCTCCTGCTGGTGTCAGCGTCTCTGCCACACCCGGCGCTGGTGCAGCCACTGGAAACTACACCATCGTTGTGGATACCGCAGCCGTGCGTGCCAATACCTCCGGCGCCGTGACTGCTTTCACCGGCACCCAATCGGCCACGCTCACCATCAATGGCGTGAATATCACCCTCAATGCTTCCAATGCCGGTAGCCTCAACGATATGGTCAGCACCATCAACAAGTACACGGGACAAACCGGGGTCGTCGCCTCCATCGACAGCAGTAGCGGCGACCTCGTACTTGCCTCGACAGTGTACGGTACCCAAGGCAACTTCGTCGTGGCGGCTAGTGGTCCCAATGCGGCCAACATCAGCAGCTTGGCTGGTACCGTGAACAATGGAGTCGATCTCGTTCTTGACATCACGGGACCAGGTGGCGCCTTGACCGGTGTGGTGGGACAGGGTAATACTGTCAATGCCATGGGATTGTCCATCACCATCGCGGATGATCCGACCACTCCCTTCACCACGCTAGATGCTTCTGTGGATAACGGAATCATCCAAATTGAGAACAACGCTCTGACTTTCCAAATCGGGGCCAACGCGAACCAAACCGCTACTATCTCCCTGGGGGATGTTCGGGCATCGGCGCTGGGTCAAGGAGTTGCAGGATCGCAATTCGCCAACTTGGCCATGATCAACGTGACGACTCAAAGCGGTGCTCAAGACGCCATCCGCGTGATCGATAAGGCGATCTCTGACGTAGCCAACCTCCGGGGTGCCTTGGGGGCCTTCCAAGCCAACACACTGGAATCAAATGTCAACAACCTGAAATTTACCCTGGAGAACACCGTTTTTGCCGAATCCGTCATCCGAGATACGGACTTTGCGCAAGAAATCTCGAACTTTACGAAGCTGCAAACGCAAATGCAAGCCGGCGCGACGGTGCTTGGCAACGCCAACCAGTTGAGCCAACTGATCGCCGGATTGCTCCGCGGCTAA
- a CDS encoding flagellar hook-basal body protein: MISGIYSATSGLITASEQQDVISINLANINTPSFKEIQMTFNEVDSAASASELNGVKTGIIWDRNEIGGFVQTGRSLDLAIAEPNRYFLLLSNNGQVVSRYGHFMRTPDGLLVDSNGYLLLGATGPIRISADASNISVTSNGTLIADGEEVDKIRIVTAINNNSIKRISANIYKPDSELSIQDTESRILQGYLETSNININDIFVKMILGSRYYEATQKALRLIADIIQLNTRV; encoded by the coding sequence ATGATAAGTGGTATCTATTCCGCAACATCTGGCTTGATAACAGCCTCAGAACAGCAGGATGTCATTTCTATAAATTTAGCGAATATTAATACTCCTAGTTTTAAAGAGATCCAGATGACATTTAATGAAGTAGATAGTGCTGCTTCTGCAAGTGAATTAAACGGTGTAAAAACGGGAATCATCTGGGATAGAAATGAAATAGGAGGATTTGTACAAACCGGGAGATCATTAGACTTAGCTATCGCAGAACCGAATCGTTATTTTTTACTTCTTAGCAATAATGGACAAGTTGTCAGTCGCTATGGTCACTTTATGCGTACACCTGACGGTTTATTAGTAGATTCTAATGGTTACCTATTATTGGGTGCCACTGGTCCAATCCGTATATCCGCTGATGCCAGCAATATTTCTGTAACTAGTAATGGTACGCTAATCGCAGATGGAGAAGAAGTCGACAAGATACGGATAGTAACAGCTATAAATAATAATTCAATTAAAAGGATAAGTGCCAACATATATAAACCTGATAGTGAGTTAAGTATCCAAGATACAGAATCTCGAATACTACAAGGATATCTCGAAACATCAAATATAAATATAAATGATATATTTGTCAAAATGATATTAGGTAGTCGCTATTATGAAGCTACGCAAAAAGCCTTACGTTTAATTGCTGATATAATACAACTAAACACTAGGGTATAA
- the fliD gene encoding flagellar filament capping protein FliD, which produces MASITGLNTNGINFSGLATGINTDVLIEGLTRINQQRIDRLKARQADVMAKQSAIATLKGYLYDLQSKTSLLARSIGSIFDTTTATSSDPNTLTVAASSSATPGSYIVSVESIAKAHMVASSGFNDPNTQLKQGTITIQFGNGQSTTINVDSTNNTLQGVVQAINSATQDLRASIINDGSNLPYKIILTAKNTGVSSAFTITSNLTNGDGEDINFQENTLQQASDAILRLGSGEGALTIRSSNNKIETVIPGVTINLLKAEPGKPINIDISRDIKKIQDGIKDFVDTYNKVMDYINEQSKYNVENQQAGVLLGNREIQDLVSDIVTTLMTTLESSSTGINRLSKIGIALTDNNKLNLDQTKLEQALSMGNTQVIADIKKLFAITGQSTNPTIEFVQGTNKTKLSTTAYEVHVTSPATRASVTASNPLSGVITIQPPDNTLVIKLNNVALLNIIVEPGTYTPEELAALLQRLINTHPNNNNNHVNVVLNNSNQLQITSQKYGSLSHVSVEGGTVLPHLGFIGGESARGDDVEGYFVVNGTSELASGSGQILTGMNGNQHTDGLQVRATSPTSTIGNIFVTIGVSAKLNSVLDKYLNPAYGRLKDTQDNYQIQIDNINKEIDKQNLILENRKNELIKQFAAMESAVSSLKNLQSQLVALMPITLMNTTRK; this is translated from the coding sequence GTGGCATCCATCACAGGACTTAACACAAACGGCATCAATTTCAGCGGCCTCGCAACCGGTATCAATACGGATGTACTCATCGAAGGGCTGACTCGCATCAACCAGCAACGTATCGATCGTCTGAAGGCAAGACAGGCGGATGTCATGGCCAAGCAATCGGCCATCGCCACGCTGAAAGGATACCTCTACGATCTGCAAAGCAAAACCTCCCTGTTGGCTCGCTCCATCGGCAGCATCTTCGATACCACAACTGCCACTTCAAGTGACCCGAACACCCTCACTGTTGCCGCTAGTTCTAGTGCCACTCCAGGAAGCTACATTGTTAGTGTCGAGAGCATTGCCAAGGCGCATATGGTCGCCTCTTCTGGGTTCAACGACCCGAATACACAACTCAAACAAGGGACTATTACAATACAATTTGGAAATGGACAGTCAACAACAATCAATGTCGATTCTACGAATAATACTTTACAAGGCGTAGTCCAGGCGATCAACTCAGCGACTCAGGACCTGCGCGCATCAATTATCAATGATGGATCAAATCTTCCATACAAGATAATACTTACAGCAAAGAACACGGGCGTAAGTAGTGCTTTTACTATTACAAGCAACCTTACAAATGGTGACGGTGAGGATATCAATTTTCAGGAAAATACATTGCAGCAAGCCTCAGACGCTATCCTCCGACTTGGCAGCGGAGAGGGTGCTCTCACTATCCGAAGCTCTAACAACAAAATAGAAACAGTAATCCCCGGAGTCACAATCAACCTACTGAAGGCAGAACCAGGAAAGCCAATTAACATCGATATATCGAGAGATATAAAAAAAATCCAGGATGGAATTAAAGATTTTGTAGACACATATAATAAGGTAATGGATTATATTAATGAACAAAGCAAATATAACGTAGAGAATCAACAAGCCGGTGTACTACTCGGAAATCGCGAAATACAGGATCTAGTAAGCGATATAGTTACAACGCTGATGACGACTCTCGAATCATCAAGCACGGGAATCAACAGATTAAGTAAAATAGGAATTGCACTGACTGATAATAATAAACTAAATCTAGATCAAACTAAGCTAGAACAGGCATTATCAATGGGAAATACCCAAGTTATTGCCGACATAAAAAAGCTTTTCGCAATCACAGGACAAAGTACAAACCCTACTATCGAATTCGTCCAAGGTACCAATAAAACAAAGTTGTCCACAACAGCATACGAAGTACATGTCACTTCACCGGCAACACGTGCGAGTGTCACAGCATCGAATCCGCTGAGCGGAGTTATAACTATTCAACCGCCAGATAACACCTTAGTGATTAAATTGAATAATGTAGCACTGCTGAACATAATCGTTGAACCTGGTACATATACACCAGAAGAGCTGGCGGCACTATTACAAAGACTCATTAATACCCATCCAAACAATAATAATAATCATGTAAACGTAGTATTGAATAATTCCAATCAATTGCAAATAACATCACAAAAGTACGGATCATTGTCACATGTAAGTGTGGAAGGAGGCACAGTCCTCCCGCATCTAGGATTCATTGGTGGTGAATCCGCCCGGGGTGATGATGTGGAAGGTTACTTTGTGGTCAATGGGACATCAGAGCTTGCATCTGGAAGCGGACAAATCCTAACTGGAATGAATGGAAATCAACATACTGATGGATTGCAAGTCAGGGCAACCTCACCTACATCGACTATCGGGAACATATTTGTCACAATCGGAGTATCAGCAAAACTCAATTCAGTACTAGACAAATATCTAAATCCAGCATATGGAAGGTTAAAAGATACACAGGATAATTACCAAATACAAATTGATAATATTAATAAAGAAATAGATAAACAGAATCTTATATTAGAAAATCGTAAAAACGAACTCATTAAACAGTTCGCTGCAATGGAATCCGCTGTAAGTAGCCTCAAAAACCTGCAAAGTCAATTGGTAGCTCTCATGCCTATAACTCTGATGAACACTACACGTAAGTAA
- a CDS encoding flagellar basal body L-ring protein FlgH, which produces MFNSLLFILAFAKISGNCDSIWDRHNPRYGYLFQDNNARRIGDLITIIVDEITILQEQDKRELGKNSSANAGLTFGNTNNPAQLLTTDNRYAFNGNAANTTNHTFTDRLTAVIIDILPNNNLVIEGYKRRIIAGEERIIYITGIIRPADIRVGNTITTDKIANLRIYYLGRGIISRSNNPNYFNRIFYQIWPW; this is translated from the coding sequence ATGTTTAATTCACTATTATTTATTTTAGCGTTTGCGAAAATATCTGGCAATTGTGATTCAATTTGGGATAGACACAATCCCAGATACGGATATTTATTTCAAGACAATAATGCTAGGCGTATAGGCGATCTTATAACAATTATTGTTGATGAAATAACCATCCTTCAAGAACAAGACAAGCGCGAGTTAGGAAAGAATAGTAGCGCAAATGCTGGGTTGACGTTTGGCAATACTAACAATCCTGCACAATTATTGACAACTGATAATAGATATGCGTTTAATGGCAATGCTGCTAATACTACTAATCATACGTTCACTGATAGATTAACTGCTGTCATAATTGATATATTACCCAATAATAATTTAGTGATAGAGGGATATAAGCGCAGAATAATAGCAGGTGAAGAACGAATTATATATATAACAGGTATAATAAGGCCTGCTGATATCCGTGTAGGAAATACTATAACTACTGATAAAATTGCTAATCTACGAATATATTATTTAGGTCGTGGTATAATATCCAGATCAAATAATCCTAACTACTTCAATAGAATATTTTATCAAATTTGGCCTTGGTGA
- a CDS encoding flagellar basal body P-ring protein FlgI, with amino-acid sequence MRMIAALFIAFISPDIIYAQVRVKDITDVAGAHPNQLFGFGLVVGLDGTGSRSTFTQQVAVEMLQRLGTTTQIFSQLPAESVIRSTSISAVMVTAELSPYSRKGSRIDVTVSAIDDTRSLQGGILILTPLRGVDGEVYAIAQGPVSVGGFSIAGQAASVQKNHLNVGRIPAGGIVEKEALGDIIKHGKLTLLLKTPDFNTARNICNVINKKYPACSIPIDAGAVTIFIPRNRLNEPINFIAEIGQLTISPDNAAKVVINERTGTVVAGEHVTISPVAISHGNLYLGISERPIISQPTSFATGQTAIVPRTQIGAVEQQARFVALPPTTTVGDVARALNALGVSPRDIIAIFQALKQAGALHAEIIVM; translated from the coding sequence ATGAGAATGATTGCCGCTTTATTTATTGCTTTTATTAGTCCAGATATAATCTATGCTCAGGTGCGAGTAAAAGATATTACTGACGTCGCTGGTGCCCACCCAAATCAGTTATTTGGCTTTGGGCTTGTAGTAGGATTAGATGGAACTGGAAGCAGGAGCACATTCACGCAGCAAGTTGCCGTAGAAATGCTACAGCGTCTCGGAACAACCACGCAAATATTCAGCCAACTGCCAGCAGAATCGGTCATTAGATCTACTAGTATATCGGCTGTTATGGTAACTGCTGAACTAAGTCCATATTCACGTAAAGGAAGTAGGATCGATGTTACTGTATCTGCCATAGATGACACTCGTAGTTTACAAGGTGGAATCCTAATACTTACACCATTGCGAGGTGTGGATGGTGAAGTATATGCCATTGCTCAAGGTCCAGTATCCGTAGGAGGATTCTCAATCGCGGGACAGGCAGCTTCCGTTCAGAAGAACCACTTAAACGTCGGACGAATACCTGCAGGTGGTATAGTAGAAAAGGAGGCACTAGGGGACATTATTAAGCACGGGAAGCTTACATTACTGCTAAAGACGCCGGATTTTAACACTGCAAGAAATATATGTAATGTAATCAATAAAAAATACCCTGCGTGTTCGATACCAATTGATGCTGGAGCTGTTACAATCTTTATTCCTCGGAACAGGTTAAACGAGCCGATAAACTTTATTGCTGAGATTGGGCAACTCACTATATCACCTGATAATGCGGCAAAGGTAGTAATCAATGAAAGAACTGGAACAGTAGTTGCAGGCGAGCATGTAACTATATCGCCTGTTGCTATATCGCATGGGAACTTGTATCTTGGGATTAGCGAACGCCCCATTATATCCCAGCCGACTAGTTTTGCCACAGGTCAAACTGCAATAGTACCGCGTACGCAAATAGGTGCTGTGGAGCAGCAAGCTCGGTTCGTCGCCCTACCGCCCACAACAACCGTAGGTGATGTAGCTCGTGCACTTAATGCTTTAGGTGTATCACCAAGAGATATAATAGCTATATTTCAAGCGTTAAAGCAGGCAGGCGCACTGCATGCCGAAATCATCGTTATGTAA
- a CDS encoding flagella basal body P-ring formation protein FlgA: protein MNYIYTIVSILCIGNTVDYLYVSKQSITLILKKNITISKKIVNLYDVTIVNNYIKNIDIAELKPNQNTLIISKKHILLRLMLYDNRYNYDILGPDYVEVKYISDSNINKYTFLPGKKVTLYYKKNGIEIITTAELIQAGKIGEMVKLRIGDTSRIITALLIDENNAIIE, encoded by the coding sequence ATGAATTATATATATACTATAGTATCAATATTATGTATTGGAAATACAGTAGATTATTTGTATGTATCTAAACAGAGTATTACTTTAATTCTAAAAAAAAATATAACAATATCAAAGAAAATTGTAAATCTTTATGATGTGACAATTGTAAATAATTATATCAAAAATATAGATATAGCTGAATTGAAGCCTAATCAGAATACTCTAATTATTAGTAAGAAACATATATTACTGCGGCTAATGCTATATGACAATCGTTACAATTATGATATTCTCGGACCTGATTATGTCGAAGTTAAATATATAAGTGATTCTAATATTAACAAATATACATTTTTACCTGGGAAAAAAGTAACGTTATATTACAAAAAAAATGGAATTGAGATAATAACTACGGCTGAATTAATTCAGGCGGGCAAGATAGGAGAGATGGTAAAGCTACGCATTGGCGATACATCGAGAATTATAACAGCATTACTTATTGATGAAAATAATGCGATTATAGAGTAA